In Arthrobacter ramosus, one DNA window encodes the following:
- a CDS encoding COG4280 domain-containing protein produces MNTTALLLSVFLACLVEAVEATTIVLAAGTARDWRSALTGVGAGLVVLAAVIIVFGPAIALIPMDVLRLVVGGLLLIFGLQWMRKAILRASGHKALHDEDEIYQREVAAAQSASEESRLGVSDWYAFTLSFKGVLLEGLEVAFIVVTFGNIQGQLSLAAWTAVAAVVLVAIAGIVVRGPLSRVPENTMKFIVGIMLTGFGIFWGAEGAGAVWPAADLSLLVIIPALAVIALAIVAVLRRHPSVASTAATSEPSEFAMGFAGNLPDSQTIEPSAQETDPGVHARSVAVDTAPDAPREPSAGNSLKKFGLFWYDFIVGDDWRVALAIVASFALTAALNTAGGNGTWWIVPAVAVLTLPMALSRIVRRP; encoded by the coding sequence TTGAATACCACCGCGTTGCTCCTATCCGTCTTCCTGGCCTGTCTGGTCGAAGCCGTGGAAGCCACCACCATCGTTCTGGCGGCGGGAACGGCCCGCGACTGGCGCTCGGCCCTTACCGGAGTCGGCGCAGGCCTAGTAGTGCTGGCCGCCGTCATCATCGTCTTCGGCCCCGCGATTGCCCTGATTCCCATGGATGTCCTTCGCCTGGTCGTCGGCGGATTGCTCCTCATTTTCGGGCTGCAGTGGATGCGCAAGGCCATCCTCCGCGCCAGCGGCCACAAAGCCCTCCATGACGAGGACGAGATCTATCAGCGTGAAGTCGCAGCGGCACAATCCGCGTCCGAGGAGTCGCGCCTCGGAGTCAGCGACTGGTACGCCTTCACCCTTTCCTTCAAAGGCGTCCTGCTCGAAGGACTAGAAGTCGCGTTTATCGTGGTCACCTTCGGCAATATCCAGGGCCAACTCAGCCTCGCCGCCTGGACTGCGGTCGCGGCCGTCGTTCTCGTGGCCATCGCCGGCATCGTTGTGCGCGGGCCTCTCTCACGGGTACCCGAGAACACCATGAAGTTCATCGTCGGCATCATGCTGACAGGCTTCGGCATCTTCTGGGGTGCCGAGGGTGCCGGCGCCGTTTGGCCTGCCGCCGACCTCTCCCTGCTTGTCATCATCCCCGCCCTGGCCGTGATCGCACTTGCAATAGTCGCTGTCCTTCGACGCCATCCGTCGGTGGCCTCGACCGCTGCCACCTCTGAACCAAGCGAATTCGCGATGGGATTCGCCGGCAATCTTCCCGATTCGCAAACGATTGAGCCTTCCGCGCAAGAAACCGATCCCGGTGTGCACGCCCGCTCGGTGGCCGTCGACACGGCCCCCGATGCGCCCCGCGAACCGTCGGCTGGCAACTCCCTGAAAAAGTTTGGCCTGTTCTGGTACGACTTCATTGTCGGTGACGACTGGAGGGTAGCCCTGGCGATCGTCGCATCCTTCGCCCTCACCGCCGCACTGAACACCGCGGGGGGCAACGGAACCTGGTGGATAGTCCCGGCCGTCGCAGTCCTGACCCTGCCCATGGCGCTCTCCCGAATCGTCCGCAGGCCCTGA
- a CDS encoding 4-hydroxybenzoate 3-monooxygenase, producing the protein MARKIITTQVAIMGAGPAGLMLSHLLAKSGIESTVVEVRSHQQIAETVRAGILEHGSVNLLVESGVSDRVLRDGDRHDGIELRFNGESHRIDFKELVGESVWLYPQTDVFLDLAARRNDDGGDVRYSVTDTTVHDLEGKPKVWFTDAEGQEFEIQAEFLVGADGSRSHCRFQIPESNRKWYFHEYPFAWFGILAQAPRSSDELIYANSENGFALISQRTENVQRMYFQCDPKENVADWDDERIWSEFRKRVNGNGFELEEGPVLEKMVLPFRSFVHTPMRHGNLFLAGDAAHTVPPTGAKGLNLALHDVKVLFEGLESFYSNGSTGLLESYSDRALERVWKAQHFSYWMTSMLHTVPGSDDFGRARQLGELHSVVSSRHARAYLAESYTGWPVRGGLATP; encoded by the coding sequence ATGGCACGTAAGATCATCACCACCCAAGTGGCCATCATGGGCGCAGGCCCGGCCGGCCTCATGCTTTCCCACCTGCTGGCGAAGTCGGGGATCGAATCCACCGTCGTAGAGGTCCGCAGCCATCAGCAGATCGCCGAAACTGTCCGTGCGGGCATCCTGGAACACGGCTCCGTGAACCTGCTCGTGGAAAGCGGCGTTTCCGACCGCGTGCTGCGCGACGGCGACAGGCATGACGGGATCGAACTGCGCTTCAACGGCGAAAGCCACCGGATCGACTTCAAGGAGCTCGTGGGGGAGTCGGTGTGGCTCTACCCGCAGACCGACGTCTTCCTCGACCTCGCCGCACGGCGCAACGACGACGGCGGCGACGTCCGGTACAGCGTCACGGACACCACCGTCCACGACCTCGAAGGCAAACCGAAAGTGTGGTTCACCGACGCCGAGGGCCAGGAATTCGAAATCCAAGCGGAGTTCCTCGTGGGTGCCGATGGTTCCCGCAGCCACTGCCGCTTCCAGATCCCCGAGTCCAACCGCAAGTGGTACTTCCACGAATACCCTTTCGCCTGGTTCGGCATCCTCGCCCAAGCCCCGCGCAGTTCGGACGAACTGATCTACGCCAATTCCGAGAACGGCTTCGCCCTGATCAGCCAACGCACGGAGAATGTGCAACGCATGTACTTCCAGTGCGACCCCAAGGAAAACGTGGCCGACTGGGACGACGAGCGCATCTGGTCCGAATTCCGCAAGCGCGTCAACGGGAACGGCTTTGAGCTCGAGGAGGGGCCGGTCCTTGAGAAGATGGTCCTGCCGTTCCGCAGCTTCGTCCACACCCCGATGCGCCACGGAAACCTGTTCCTCGCCGGCGACGCCGCCCACACCGTCCCGCCGACGGGTGCCAAGGGCCTCAATTTGGCTCTGCACGACGTCAAGGTGCTCTTCGAAGGCCTCGAATCCTTCTACTCAAACGGTTCCACAGGCTTGCTCGAGTCCTACAGCGACCGCGCCCTGGAACGCGTCTGGAAGGCCCAGCACTTCTCCTACTGGATGACGTCCATGCTGCACACCGTTCCCGGTTCGGACGATTTCGGCCGTGCCCGGCAGCTCGGCGAACTCCATTCCGTGGTCTCCTCCCGGCACGCGCGGGCCTACCTTGCGGAGTCGTACACGGGGTGGCCCGTTCGCGGAGGCCTGGCGACACCCTGA
- a CDS encoding ABC transporter substrate-binding protein: protein MKLKNKSAMIAVTAMAAGAALTLSACGGQAAGTAVGQASSTATGAAGSDQAPFVLYSAMGYDAPVVKAFTAATGIQVKLVDDSTGPLLTKIAAEKNNPQWTAFWADGDTAFASLDQQGQLLPYTPAAPYTPAGQSVVPGDHSYIPTGVTTVPAVIYNAAKTSAVPTSLADLSGSEYTGKVGMNDPSQSGPTYPLIAGVMNQLGGVDQGKKMFSDLKSNGMKVYPTNGDTLHALETGQIQYGMIQSSAALAEVLKVKPTADFQPKVASLSASTLLPGVFGIDKNAPATAQEQAKKFADFVLSPAGQEAMKNGNPDGDSLFWPIISGITPAAGVPSFPAGYQHIDPFAWGPRQADIVSWFDSNIK, encoded by the coding sequence ATGAAACTGAAGAACAAATCCGCGATGATTGCGGTTACTGCCATGGCAGCTGGCGCGGCCCTGACTTTGTCCGCGTGCGGGGGCCAGGCGGCTGGAACCGCGGTTGGCCAAGCTTCCTCAACGGCGACTGGTGCCGCAGGCTCCGACCAGGCGCCTTTCGTCCTCTATTCGGCGATGGGGTACGACGCCCCCGTGGTGAAGGCCTTCACCGCTGCGACCGGTATTCAGGTCAAGCTGGTGGATGACAGCACGGGACCGCTTTTGACGAAGATCGCCGCTGAGAAGAACAACCCTCAGTGGACCGCTTTCTGGGCCGACGGCGACACGGCCTTCGCTTCCCTGGACCAGCAGGGCCAGTTGCTTCCCTACACTCCTGCCGCCCCGTACACCCCGGCCGGACAGTCTGTAGTGCCCGGGGACCACAGCTACATCCCCACCGGCGTGACGACGGTCCCGGCGGTGATTTACAACGCTGCGAAAACCAGTGCGGTGCCCACCAGCTTGGCCGACCTCTCCGGGTCCGAGTACACGGGCAAGGTGGGAATGAACGATCCCTCCCAGTCAGGTCCGACTTATCCGCTGATCGCCGGGGTAATGAACCAACTGGGCGGAGTTGACCAGGGAAAGAAAATGTTCTCGGACCTGAAGTCCAACGGCATGAAGGTTTACCCCACCAACGGAGACACCCTGCATGCCCTGGAAACCGGGCAGATCCAGTACGGCATGATCCAAAGCTCGGCGGCCCTGGCTGAAGTTCTCAAGGTCAAGCCGACTGCAGACTTTCAGCCCAAGGTTGCCAGTCTCTCAGCCTCGACCCTGCTTCCCGGCGTCTTCGGCATAGACAAGAACGCGCCGGCCACGGCCCAGGAGCAGGCGAAAAAGTTCGCGGATTTCGTTCTTTCTCCGGCCGGTCAGGAGGCCATGAAGAACGGCAACCCCGACGGTGACTCGTTGTTCTGGCCCATCATTTCCGGAATCACTCCGGCTGCCGGGGTTCCGTCGTTCCCCGCCGGGTACCAGCACATCGACCCCTTCGCATGGGGCCCGCGGCAGGCCGACATTGTCAGCTGGTTTGACTCGAACATCAAATAG
- a CDS encoding FAD-binding protein has product MTDQLVAERNWAGNYSYQAPQLAHPASVEELQGLVAGAKKIRALGSRHSFNSIADTAGTLVVLDQLDPGINVDAANMTVTVSGGTRYGTLAAELQRQGFALHNLASLPHISVAGAVATATHGSGDANGNLATAVAGLELVTAGGSILSARRGDEDFEGMVVGLGALGIVTKLTLDIQPSFDVAQSVFENLNWDLVLENFDRITSSAYSVSLFTDWSGETVGQAWLKRRSGDPAPETSDFFGGTPATEARHPLPGVSGSNCTQQLGLAGPWSDRLAHFRMEFTPSQGDELQSEYLIPREHAVDALRTMRRLSDVVTPLLLIGEIRTVAADELWLSANYGRDGIGLHFTWRQDQPAVEAILPLLEAELAPFAARPHWGKLFDAGAAAVAPLYPRFGDFIALAERLDPSGKFRNDFLDRTVFGS; this is encoded by the coding sequence GTGACTGATCAGCTGGTGGCGGAACGCAACTGGGCAGGAAACTACAGCTACCAGGCACCGCAGCTCGCCCATCCCGCCAGCGTGGAGGAGCTCCAAGGGCTCGTGGCAGGCGCCAAGAAGATCCGCGCGCTCGGGTCCCGCCATTCCTTCAACTCCATCGCGGACACGGCCGGCACACTCGTAGTGCTGGACCAGCTGGATCCTGGCATCAATGTGGATGCGGCCAACATGACCGTCACCGTGAGCGGTGGTACGCGGTACGGAACGCTCGCGGCAGAGCTCCAGCGCCAGGGCTTCGCCCTCCACAACCTCGCATCGCTCCCCCACATTTCGGTGGCAGGAGCTGTCGCCACCGCCACGCATGGGTCCGGTGACGCGAACGGCAACCTGGCCACCGCCGTCGCGGGCCTCGAACTGGTCACGGCGGGCGGAAGTATTCTCAGCGCGCGCCGCGGCGACGAGGATTTCGAGGGCATGGTGGTGGGGCTCGGCGCGCTGGGCATCGTCACCAAACTGACCCTGGACATCCAGCCAAGCTTCGACGTCGCCCAGAGCGTCTTCGAAAATCTCAACTGGGACCTCGTCCTGGAAAATTTCGACCGGATAACCTCCTCTGCGTATAGCGTCAGCCTCTTTACTGATTGGAGCGGAGAGACAGTGGGCCAAGCGTGGCTCAAGCGGCGCAGCGGCGATCCCGCACCGGAAACTTCAGATTTCTTCGGCGGCACCCCGGCAACGGAAGCCCGGCACCCCCTTCCCGGCGTGTCAGGCAGTAACTGCACGCAGCAGCTCGGCCTTGCCGGGCCGTGGTCCGACCGGCTGGCCCATTTCAGGATGGAATTCACTCCGAGCCAAGGCGACGAACTGCAGAGCGAGTACCTCATCCCCCGCGAACACGCCGTGGACGCCCTCCGCACCATGCGCAGGCTCTCCGACGTCGTGACGCCACTGCTGCTGATTGGCGAAATCCGCACGGTGGCTGCCGACGAGCTCTGGCTCAGTGCCAACTACGGCCGAGACGGCATCGGCTTGCACTTCACCTGGCGCCAGGACCAGCCCGCGGTCGAAGCCATCCTGCCGCTGCTAGAGGCGGAACTGGCTCCGTTCGCGGCGAGGCCGCACTGGGGCAAGCTGTTCGACGCCGGTGCCGCCGCCGTCGCGCCTTTGTACCCGCGCTTCGGCGACTTCATCGCCCTGGCTGAGCGCCTGGACCCTTCCGGAAAGTTCCGCAACGACTTCCTGGACCGAACGGTGTTTGGGAGCTGA
- a CDS encoding ABC transporter ATP-binding protein, which yields MITTVFGRNSPRTAVPPANPDGPAEHPGMSGGLIEVKGAAKSYGSTPALTGVDLRIEPGRFAVLLGPSGSGKSTLLRSIAGIERLDSGSISLNGTTVSSASMNVPPERRDLGMVFQDYALWPHMTVAQNVGYALRRRKLRSAAATMLITEMLERVGLTGKASSYPPELSGGQQQRVSLARALVGRPSLILFDEPLSNLDADLRERLRLEISTLTRETGASALYITHDQSEAFALADEIGVLREGTLEQYGRPEEIYNNPATPFVARFTGVGGTLAGIVTQGHGDRVTVRLGDSEVYCRPAGNLKPGDEAIVQVRPAATRLSLPEHSRPGQAPNHASLPGSAGTLAGRVLDVAYRGRTYDHVVEGPWGRLTSVSAPAGLPRGADCLVTVDPEAAIAFGTTPGAH from the coding sequence ATGATCACCACGGTCTTCGGACGCAACAGCCCCCGTACTGCCGTGCCCCCGGCGAACCCGGACGGCCCCGCAGAACACCCGGGGATGTCAGGGGGTCTCATTGAGGTCAAAGGAGCCGCCAAGTCCTACGGCAGCACGCCCGCTCTGACCGGGGTTGATCTCAGGATCGAGCCGGGCCGGTTCGCGGTTCTGCTCGGACCGTCGGGATCGGGCAAATCAACGCTCCTGCGGTCTATCGCGGGCATTGAGCGGCTCGACAGCGGAAGCATTTCCCTGAACGGAACAACCGTCAGCAGCGCGAGCATGAACGTGCCCCCGGAACGGAGGGATCTGGGCATGGTCTTCCAGGACTACGCCCTCTGGCCGCATATGACGGTGGCACAGAATGTTGGCTACGCGCTGCGGCGCCGCAAACTGCGCTCGGCCGCGGCAACCATGCTGATCACGGAAATGCTCGAACGGGTCGGGCTCACGGGTAAAGCCTCCAGCTATCCACCCGAACTCTCCGGAGGCCAGCAGCAGCGCGTTTCCTTGGCGAGGGCCCTTGTTGGACGTCCGTCGCTGATCCTCTTTGACGAACCACTGTCGAATCTTGACGCCGATCTGCGTGAGCGGCTGCGGCTGGAAATATCCACGCTCACCCGCGAGACGGGAGCGTCCGCCCTCTACATCACCCACGACCAAAGTGAGGCATTCGCGCTGGCCGACGAGATCGGGGTGTTGCGAGAAGGCACCCTGGAACAATACGGGCGGCCCGAGGAGATTTATAACAACCCGGCGACCCCGTTCGTCGCCCGGTTCACCGGCGTGGGAGGGACCCTCGCAGGGATCGTCACCCAGGGCCACGGCGACAGGGTCACCGTCCGGCTCGGAGACTCCGAAGTGTACTGCCGCCCCGCCGGGAACCTGAAGCCCGGAGACGAAGCCATCGTCCAAGTCCGGCCTGCGGCGACCCGACTCAGCCTTCCCGAACATTCCCGCCCCGGCCAGGCACCGAACCACGCGTCCCTTCCGGGATCCGCCGGCACACTGGCCGGGCGCGTCCTTGACGTCGCTTACCGGGGGCGGACCTATGACCACGTGGTGGAAGGTCCCTGGGGGCGGCTCACCTCAGTGTCTGCCCCGGCGGGACTTCCGCGCGGCGCCGACTGCCTCGTCACGGTGGACCCGGAAGCCGCGATCGCGTTCGGGACCACGCCGGGCGCGCACTAG
- a CDS encoding ROK family transcriptional regulator: MGADIVAMMPSPTPNPVTASEPDPSRRNNLALLTSLVHHNGGLSRAQLTKRTGLNRSTVGTLIGQLVNLEVVYETAPSGEAQVGRPSPIVHPRPSIAALAVNPEIDAVTIGLVGLGGKVQKKIRFDTERIPTAKEAVNIAAAVIAGMRSELDTSYRVMGVGIAVPGLVNRDDGVVRHAPHLGWRDEPVARMLGEATGYPCHAANDASLGAEGELLFGVGAGQKNLIFLNGGASGIGGGIIADGELLRGTSGYAGELGHTFVRSSGKPCHCGATGCLETEVSQSSLFELAGLGGGDAGQLEQALRANSSETVGAEVARQLEYLGIALRNAVNTFNPEAIVLDGFLGVLHALSPGTLDSLLRSQAMDGPAGQVKIYRAALGSDLMMIGAAELAFAQFLADPAGAFPIPTP; encoded by the coding sequence TTGGGAGCTGATATTGTCGCGATGATGCCCTCCCCCACCCCAAATCCCGTCACCGCCAGCGAGCCCGATCCGTCGCGGCGAAACAACCTGGCACTGCTGACCTCCCTTGTCCATCACAACGGTGGTCTCAGCCGCGCGCAGCTGACCAAGCGGACTGGCCTGAACCGGTCCACGGTAGGGACGCTGATAGGGCAACTCGTGAACTTGGAAGTGGTCTACGAGACGGCGCCTTCCGGTGAAGCCCAGGTGGGCAGGCCCAGCCCGATCGTCCATCCGCGGCCATCCATAGCCGCCCTTGCGGTCAACCCGGAGATCGATGCCGTCACCATCGGCCTTGTCGGCCTTGGGGGGAAGGTCCAGAAGAAGATCCGTTTCGACACCGAGCGGATACCGACGGCCAAAGAAGCCGTGAACATCGCCGCCGCAGTGATTGCCGGAATGCGGTCCGAGCTCGACACTTCGTACCGGGTCATGGGCGTGGGCATCGCAGTGCCCGGGCTCGTCAACCGCGACGACGGCGTGGTCCGGCACGCCCCGCACCTGGGCTGGCGCGATGAGCCCGTGGCCCGCATGCTCGGCGAGGCCACCGGATACCCCTGCCACGCGGCCAACGACGCATCGCTTGGCGCTGAGGGCGAGCTCCTTTTCGGGGTCGGCGCCGGCCAGAAGAACCTGATCTTCCTCAACGGCGGCGCCAGCGGCATCGGCGGCGGGATCATCGCCGACGGGGAGTTGCTTCGCGGAACATCCGGCTACGCCGGGGAACTTGGACACACGTTTGTCCGCTCGTCCGGCAAACCTTGCCACTGCGGAGCCACGGGCTGCCTTGAAACCGAAGTCTCCCAGTCATCGCTTTTCGAACTCGCCGGGTTGGGTGGCGGCGACGCGGGTCAACTCGAGCAAGCGCTTCGCGCGAACAGCAGCGAAACCGTTGGCGCGGAAGTAGCTCGCCAGCTCGAGTACCTTGGCATCGCCTTGCGGAATGCGGTGAACACTTTCAACCCGGAAGCGATCGTCCTGGATGGTTTCCTCGGCGTCTTGCACGCATTGTCTCCAGGGACACTGGACAGCTTGCTCCGATCCCAGGCGATGGACGGACCGGCAGGCCAGGTAAAGATCTACCGGGCTGCCCTCGGCTCGGATCTGATGATGATCGGAGCCGCGGAGCTGGCCTTCGCGCAGTTCCTGGCGGACCCCGCCGGCGCTTTCCCTATCCCTACTCCTTAG
- a CDS encoding aldose 1-epimerase family protein produces the protein MGEHFELTASIGGHHQRVVVTEVAASLRELDVDGVALVQDYPADAQPPWCAGWVLVPWPNRVAGGTWSYDGVAQQLDITEPDNGNALHGLLTHTPYGVSAHTADSMTLDASVSPQPGYPFELSTSVRYQLVEDGLFVTHRLENTGSRSAPVALGAHPFLRLGSVPTEELTLYINADTHIEVDERLNPSGITTDVSGTGNDFRTGQLVGAVDLDDAWGDVRREDDGSSLHYLEAPDGSQVQLFMDASFGYVQAFTTTEFATDGGMVTAVALEPMTAPADAFNSGEGLRWLEPGAVWEASWGIRYRPTREFLADTENA, from the coding sequence ATGGGCGAACACTTTGAACTCACGGCCAGCATCGGCGGCCACCACCAGCGCGTTGTGGTGACGGAAGTCGCCGCGAGCTTGCGGGAGCTCGACGTCGACGGCGTCGCCCTGGTCCAGGACTATCCCGCCGATGCCCAACCACCGTGGTGCGCGGGCTGGGTCCTCGTTCCGTGGCCCAATCGGGTGGCTGGCGGCACGTGGAGCTACGACGGCGTCGCCCAGCAACTGGACATCACCGAACCGGACAACGGCAATGCCTTGCACGGATTGCTGACTCACACTCCCTACGGGGTCAGTGCCCACACCGCTGACAGCATGACGCTCGACGCCAGTGTCTCACCACAGCCGGGATACCCCTTCGAGCTGTCGACGTCGGTCCGTTATCAGCTCGTGGAGGACGGCCTATTTGTCACGCACCGCCTGGAAAATACCGGATCCCGATCCGCGCCGGTCGCGCTCGGTGCGCATCCTTTCCTCAGACTGGGCAGCGTGCCAACGGAAGAACTCACGCTTTACATCAACGCCGATACCCACATCGAGGTGGATGAACGCCTGAACCCGAGCGGAATCACCACGGACGTCAGCGGTACCGGGAACGATTTCCGCACGGGACAGCTGGTTGGCGCTGTTGACCTCGACGATGCCTGGGGCGATGTCCGTCGCGAGGACGATGGAAGCTCCCTGCACTATCTCGAGGCGCCCGATGGCAGCCAAGTGCAGCTTTTTATGGATGCCTCCTTCGGCTACGTCCAAGCCTTCACCACCACGGAGTTCGCCACCGACGGCGGAATGGTCACCGCCGTCGCGCTTGAACCGATGACGGCGCCGGCCGATGCCTTCAACAGCGGCGAAGGCCTTCGCTGGCTGGAACCCGGCGCGGTCTGGGAAGCCAGTTGGGGCATCCGGTACCGGCCGACGCGCGAATTTCTCGCCGACACGGAGAATGCCTGA
- a CDS encoding IclR family transcriptional regulator, with protein MANSASGDSVVDRIVRIIESFPEGSSSLRLSELAETAGLPLTSAHRLVRQLAEHGLLELGVGGNVGLGLRLWELVNRNSPTLALRQAALPFMEDIQQVLNQNVNLAVLDGWEALFVERLSRRGSVANRARVAGRMPVHISSAGLALMASQPRELQAEYLKQFSDPAGKVTADVVRHLLAETVQQGYAQLAGVVDPDTWGIAVPVTDGKRRTVAALGVVVPLAEMRLQALVPALQTAARGIARQLGDQRNA; from the coding sequence ATGGCCAACTCGGCATCCGGTGATTCCGTGGTGGATCGCATCGTCCGGATCATCGAATCCTTCCCCGAAGGCTCTAGTTCCCTGCGGCTTTCCGAACTCGCCGAGACCGCCGGCTTGCCGCTCACAAGCGCCCATCGCCTGGTCAGGCAGCTCGCCGAACATGGACTCCTGGAACTCGGAGTTGGCGGAAATGTGGGCCTGGGCCTGCGGTTGTGGGAGCTGGTCAATCGGAATTCACCCACCCTGGCCCTCCGGCAAGCGGCACTCCCGTTCATGGAAGACATCCAGCAGGTCCTGAACCAGAACGTGAACCTTGCCGTGCTCGACGGTTGGGAGGCGTTGTTCGTGGAGCGGCTGTCCCGCCGGGGATCCGTCGCCAACCGCGCCCGCGTTGCCGGCCGCATGCCGGTTCACATCTCCTCGGCCGGGTTGGCGTTGATGGCCAGCCAACCGCGGGAACTGCAGGCCGAGTACCTCAAGCAGTTCAGCGACCCCGCCGGAAAGGTGACGGCCGACGTCGTCCGCCACCTTTTGGCCGAAACCGTCCAGCAAGGGTACGCGCAGCTGGCCGGCGTGGTGGATCCGGACACATGGGGCATCGCGGTGCCGGTCACGGACGGCAAGCGGCGTACGGTAGCTGCGCTCGGCGTCGTGGTTCCCCTCGCCGAAATGCGCCTGCAGGCGTTGGTGCCCGCCCTGCAGACGGCGGCCCGCGGCATCGCTCGCCAGCTCGGGGATCAGCGAAACGCCTAA
- a CDS encoding ABC transporter permease gives MTEQLRQPVPPFKAGPGAVPVAGTGVPGLASAGSSRRWRSPEGRKTWSVRFSPVLAFWLAIVMVLILPIGAFLLAAFSPRLLGQGDEWFTLSAFSAAFKGTLLQALADSTALGLVAAAVAVGVSLALAWLVVRTDAPGRKIWTGAVFALLLTPSYLLSMGWQRLLEPSGVLAVAGIDCSWARDIYYGPVGIALILSIKGIPFGFLAISAAMRGLGSEFDDAVRVHGGTFIDSLRVTVSLLGPAVWAALAIVFAESVSDYGVASTLSSTSHFPVATYAIFDAVEAFPVRFPVAAAVSWMLLGLIAVALLLQSMALKGRSYRVLGGRSRSGRTLSLTRPWKAAAGGFLTVLILIALGVPAFGAVSASMIDGLGSLQSDHPLSLTNYDHALHSPNLLGPLVFSTQMALITATAAAVLALLCARMLAARSLTVSAKVLDFILLAAIALPGIVFAAGYIFTYNLPVTAALNIHLYGTASLLVLAYVASALPSTTRLLAGSMSQLQESMREASRAHGSGPVWTWLSVVLPVLARPILSAWLLTFSGTILELPISQLLYPPGSPPVAVGINQALGTYDFGGGTAVEVLAVAFSLAVIGLASLIFRLATPAGWRKTGPQS, from the coding sequence ATGACCGAGCAGCTAAGGCAACCGGTTCCGCCCTTCAAGGCGGGACCGGGTGCCGTTCCCGTAGCCGGGACTGGGGTTCCCGGTCTCGCGTCTGCCGGGTCCTCGCGTCGGTGGCGTTCGCCGGAGGGCCGCAAGACGTGGTCCGTCAGGTTCTCGCCCGTTCTGGCGTTCTGGCTCGCTATTGTCATGGTCCTGATTCTGCCTATCGGCGCTTTCCTGCTCGCTGCTTTCAGCCCCCGTCTGCTCGGTCAGGGCGATGAATGGTTTACCCTCTCAGCCTTCAGTGCCGCATTCAAAGGCACACTGCTTCAGGCGCTGGCTGATTCGACCGCCTTGGGACTGGTTGCGGCGGCCGTGGCCGTGGGAGTCAGCCTTGCTCTGGCGTGGCTCGTTGTCCGCACTGACGCCCCGGGACGGAAAATCTGGACGGGTGCTGTCTTTGCCCTGCTGTTGACACCCTCCTACCTGCTGTCCATGGGCTGGCAGCGCCTGCTCGAACCCTCCGGAGTCCTGGCCGTGGCCGGCATCGATTGCTCCTGGGCGCGCGACATCTACTACGGCCCCGTCGGTATCGCCCTTATCCTCAGCATCAAGGGGATCCCGTTCGGTTTCCTGGCTATCTCCGCCGCCATGCGCGGGTTGGGCAGCGAGTTCGACGATGCCGTCCGGGTCCACGGCGGCACCTTCATCGATTCGCTGCGCGTGACAGTCTCGCTTCTGGGGCCGGCCGTCTGGGCCGCTCTTGCCATCGTTTTCGCCGAGTCGGTCAGTGACTACGGAGTGGCCTCCACGCTGTCCAGCACTTCGCACTTCCCTGTGGCGACGTACGCGATCTTCGACGCCGTGGAAGCGTTCCCGGTGCGATTTCCGGTTGCTGCGGCTGTCAGCTGGATGCTGTTGGGCCTGATCGCGGTAGCCCTGCTGCTCCAGTCCATGGCGTTGAAGGGACGCAGCTACCGCGTGCTGGGCGGCCGGAGCCGGTCCGGGCGTACGTTGAGCCTTACGCGCCCGTGGAAAGCGGCGGCCGGAGGGTTCCTGACTGTTCTGATCCTCATCGCACTGGGTGTTCCGGCCTTCGGCGCCGTGTCGGCGTCGATGATTGATGGTCTGGGATCGCTGCAAAGCGACCACCCCCTTTCCCTGACCAACTACGACCACGCCCTCCACAGCCCGAACCTTCTCGGACCGCTGGTCTTTTCCACCCAGATGGCTCTGATCACCGCCACCGCGGCCGCGGTGCTTGCGTTGCTGTGCGCCAGAATGTTGGCGGCTCGCTCACTCACCGTCAGTGCCAAGGTGCTGGACTTCATCCTGCTGGCAGCCATCGCTCTTCCCGGCATCGTCTTCGCCGCCGGGTATATCTTCACCTACAACCTTCCCGTGACGGCCGCACTGAATATTCATCTTTACGGCACGGCGTCGCTGCTCGTACTCGCCTACGTTGCCTCGGCGCTTCCTTCCACCACCCGCCTTCTGGCAGGAAGCATGAGCCAGCTGCAGGAATCGATGCGTGAGGCCTCCCGTGCACACGGCAGCGGACCGGTATGGACCTGGCTTTCCGTCGTTCTTCCGGTGTTGGCCCGGCCTATCCTCTCGGCCTGGCTGCTGACCTTCTCGGGAACGATCCTTGAGCTGCCCATTTCCCAGCTCCTGTATCCGCCGGGTTCTCCGCCGGTGGCGGTAGGGATCAATCAGGCCTTGGGCACGTACGACTTCGGCGGCGGAACGGCCGTGGAGGTTCTCGCCGTCGCGTTTTCGCTGGCCGTCATAGGACTGGCTTCGCTCATATTCCGATTGGCCACCCCTGCCGGGTGGCGAAAGACAGGACCACAATCATGA